The sequence below is a genomic window from Wyeomyia smithii strain HCP4-BCI-WySm-NY-G18 chromosome 1, ASM2978416v1, whole genome shotgun sequence.
TTTTATCTTAATTCACAAGAATATTCCTGAACTCATAGATTACACGTTTTATATTTAGATTGTCATCATTCTTTTATTCTCTTTGCTCCTTGTATTGAATTTTATATCGAATAAAAATTTCAGAAGTATCTGGAAAGCCTCGAATTTGAAATCTGttatagttttaaaaaaatattcactccaGAATCACTTCATTAAATCAACTTTCAATAGAAATAGTTGATGCAAGAATGTATTAATAATCGAGTCTGAGCTTGAATAAGAATGTCGACACAAAGTTCGATTCGCACTCAGAGCAAGCTGCCAGCCCAGTAGCATCGAATGGGAACCGTTTCCAAGGGAAACCCCGCGCGCGCTTTATTTCACTAGCAAAGTTCTACTGCTATCGCAAGGGTTACTTTGTTCGAAAGAATGGTGAAACAAAAAATTTGCTCAAATTTTTTGCCTTGCTCTTTTTTCCACTAACGAACGCCACCATCGAGGATGAAACTCGCGGAGGAGTTCGTTTGGAAAATAAATagtttaatgtttagtttataATTGGGTATTTTCACTGCGAAAGCAGAGATAACTACCGCGCGAGGTTAGGAATAACAATCGGACCCCGGAATCGACAAATTGTATTGCACGCTTGATAAAGGATGTAAAATTCTTTTGGACGCTCGCAAAACACACGCAAGGTGAAAGTTTTTAACTCAATTTTCACCTCGAAGCGTTCGTTCTCATTCTGATGGATCGTCCGTTCCTGAGGCTGACCTCGAAATTTGCATGAAAAAGCGTGGATCTAAGCATGCTGGAGAATAATAATTACACCTCAATTTGTAAATATGTTTATGCGTCTTTGTTTTATCCTCGGTCCAGTGCGCTTGGTCCTTTCAGCTTGTGTCGAATGATGAATCATGGCGGGGATGACATCGCAATGGAAGTTAGACTGCGGTGATTTCCTCCCATTCAGGGAAAAACCTTTCCCCTATTTGAATTTCCCTGCCCATTAGGCTACTTCCGATTCGCGAATCTTCTAAAGCTAGCGGAAGGGTCATGTTTCATAACGTAGACACCCAAATTGGAGTGCCGTCTCACATCCAGGCCTACTCGGTTTTTCAGGATTATTAACACTTTATCCGGCGGGTGGGCTTTCCAGTGAACGAACAACTCCCAGAGGGATGAATTGTGCGACGCCCTTCTTCTTTCTCTTCGTTCGCGCGAAGAATGTTCTATAAATTTTGGCAAATTACCGTAATAAATTTATTCACCCAGAAGCAATAGCCGACACCGACAGTGCGGTCCCTCGTGAGGAAGAAAGGAAGGATGGGGTGGGTCCGGCAGGCGGCTTGACTTTTAGCCACTGGGCGATTTGGCTAAATGAACTCTTCTTGgaatgttttttatttcattctgaGCACAGCCTAGCAGACGTAGCGGATTTTGGTGTTGCAAAAAAAACGTTGTAATACGCTCGAGTCTTAAAGTGTTTTGACAGTTGCTTGGGCTGTTCGTTTCGCCATAAATAGACTGTTGCTTCCCGTGGTCGGTCGCAACAGAACAGGGTGACAAGTCACTTTTAATTCACGGCCGTTTAGGAATAAATTACGGgaaaatgtttttatttgatttgaggAAATGAGAAAAAGGTGGGATGAAAACCACGAAAGAACGTCAAGTCATGCTGAAACCATCGCGGTCTTTGACGAGTTTTCAAGCAAAACTGCCCTTCTGTGCCTTTCATGTCGCTTTTACTTCGACGGCCGGAAAAATCCAATTTAAATTCACACCGCAAATCCGCAACCACCAGCGCGCCCAGTTTTATGCACAGATAAACGGATTTTTTTGGCTTAGCCGCGCCCTCCGAAGAAGCGACGCTAAATTTACTGCACTTTTTTTGGCttttattaaataaattctGTGACCCGCTGCTGCCCTCTTGCGTGGCTAGAATCAAGGAAGCAGAACGATTTATTGTAGCAAACCGGATGGTGGATAAAAAATGGTTTCCCATTTCAATCGGAAAAGCGTCTTTCGAATTGaggaaaaaatttatttgaaagtaTAATTGTTATATATATCATGCCGCCAACTGCTCGACCAGCATTTGCCGTACGGTTCGTCGTAGCACTTTACCCGTCGCAGTCAGTGGAAGCTCCGCCCAGAAGAACACACCCCCGCGGAGTCGTTTGTGGTCAGAAATTTGTCGCTGGACCAGATGCTGTTCTACTTGTTGCTCCGTCAGTAGGCTGCCCTCTTGTCGTACGATCACAGCCGCTGGCAGATCGGATGACGCGTCCATTTCCGGCACCCCGACCACACAAACCTGCCGAACACCGTCGAGCTCCGCAATGAGCGTCTCCAAATCCACAGGCGACATCTGGTAGCCTCTATACTTGATGACATCCTTCTTTCGGTCTACTAGAAACACAAATCCATCCTCATCGAAGTAGCCAATGTCGCCGGTTCGAATCCAACCTTCCTCATCGACAAGTTCCCGAGTTGCTTTCTCATCATTATAGTAACCCATGAAAGGGATTTTAGTACTAATCAGCAGCTCACCGTGCTCCCCAATGCCTACTGCCATGCCGCATTCATCGACAACTTTCGCGTTCAAATGTGGCATCAGTTGACCCACAGAACCTTCCTTCCGCTTGCCAAACTCCATCGCAATCAATCCGGTTTCGGAGGAGGCATAACTGTTGGATGTTTTACCATTCGGAAGTTTCGCCTCCAAGAGGCGTCGCAACCGTGGCGAAGCATGACTGCCACTCAGACCCCAGCTCCGCAGGGAACTAAAATCGGCACTTTCTGCTCGTGGATGATTCAGCAGTAGAATCGCATGCGATGGGGGTGTAAAAAATTGCGTTGGTTTCAACCTTTCCAAAATGTCATAGAAAGTATCTTCATTAAAGGAACTGCGAGTGATCGCTCGGGTCGTTCCGGTTGAGACGGAGTTGAGCAGCGAAAAAAGCCCCGTCCCCCAGTACAGTGGACTAAAGTTGAAGATGAGATCTTTGGTTGGCGATCCACGTCTAGGTTGATTCAGCACCACAGCGATGTGAGCCTGAGAAACGCAAACTCCCTTCGGCTGACCGGTTGTTCCCGAGGTGCACAAAATTACGGCAATCTGCTCGCGTACATCACCATGCCACTGTGGACTGATTACACAACTTGTTTACTCGAAACCTTTCAAGGGGATTACCATTAAAGTACTTACACAAACGCAG
It includes:
- the LOC129719104 gene encoding probable 4-coumarate--CoA ligase 3, translated to MGCCSISALSTFRVNNRASSLAMFHSFDTVRREWISRQPPLAVDPQTNLGQLILTALDRVPSGEALQIDADHQDRVMSAAEMRLRAIRVAQNLSSLGFGKGDMAALICCNSENLTPIALGLLIAGVTFVALPVNFHADDLGYLMGLVQPELVICDEAVYKATLDGAARSLNQKPVIFVVESERESVRNVEELLQETGNEAAFVPQWHGDVREQIAVILCTSGTTGQPKGVCVSQAHIAVVLNQPRRGSPTKDLIFNFSPLYWGTGLFSLLNSVSTGTTRAITRSSFNEDTFYDILERLKPTQFFTPPSHAILLLNHPRAESADFSSLRSWGLSGSHASPRLRRLLEAKLPNGKTSNSYASSETGLIAMEFGKRKEGSVGQLMPHLNAKVVDECGMAVGIGEHGELLISTKIPFMGYYNDEKATRELVDEEGWIRTGDIGYFDEDGFVFLVDRKKDVIKYRGYQMSPVDLETLIAELDGVRQVCVVGVPEMDASSDLPAAVIVRQEGSLLTEQQVEQHLVQRQISDHKRLRGGVFFWAELPLTATGKVLRRTVRQMLVEQLAA